A stretch of DNA from Solanum stenotomum isolate F172 unplaced genomic scaffold, ASM1918654v1 scaffold7955, whole genome shotgun sequence:
aacactttgattttcaagaactaaagaatgTGAATGAGAGAGGCCAGACAAGAAATCATTGACACTTCGAAGCTTCATTGCACCAAGATCctcaagaagaacaaaaaacCCAACAAAAGCCTCAATCAAACAAGTTAAATTCTCCAAACAACTTTGATCCGTTATAGTATTATTCGACCAAACAATACTTTTTAGCCTCGGACCAACAATCTTAACCTCAGTACCACTAGAATACGAATCGAAGCAGCTGTTGACACTCAATTTCTCCAATTTCGAACACGTTATATCTAAATTCTCCAATTGAaaacaattttcaagaattaaatCCTCTAGTACACGACAACTTACATGTAAGTAAGTTAACCCCGTACAACCATCAAGACTCAATTTCTTAAGCAACGGGAAAGATGTCTCCGTGAATAAATCATGTAACGAAGGTTGTTCGTACATAATAAGACACGAAAGTGACAATGTGAACAAATTTTTGAACCCATTTTTCATAATTGATGAAGGAGGTAACCTAAATCCTGGATATTttgactttaatttaaaaactcTTAAAGAGTCACTATTTATAGCACTTCTTGGGAAATTGAAATAATCATTAGTGGCTACTTCAACGTCAAGTTCTTGTACATTGTGCTTAACAGCGCCACGAATCAGGGCGTTTAGATGTGaaaaactcaaatttgcacGAAAACGGAGGACCCTGATCCCTGAATTTTTTTTGCGAAAAGATAACACTTGATCTATGAAATCAGCACCTCCAGCACTAGTACAATTTGCGTGGAATTTTTTGTAAACGTTTGAGCTGACTTTTGAGATTGAGTTATTATAAcctgatgatgatgttgatgttgatggGACATTGATTGTTGTAAAATCGAGATCTGGGAAAGTGTGCCACATGTGCTTCCATCGCTTAGAAAGTACGCTAAGTTTGGCGATGGATTTGATTGGAAGGAAGAAAAGAATTTGGTGAATGACCGCATCAGGAAGATCACTGATGCGGTCTTCACCACATGAAAAACTCGCGTAGATTTCATCAAGAAGCCTTTTTTTCTTAACGGATCTTGTTTCCAttagaatgatttttttgttcttcatcTAAAATGTCACATTGGATGACCCTTTTTCTTCTCTAATTTAGATGAAATGAAAGAGTGTGTTCTTAGGGTTAGttaagagtttgaaagtttcaaaagagtgaaaaaagaaagaaaaaaatttctaaaaagagTGAAATACTACTATACTTAGTGCGGGAAGGACGCTAGAGTTTGTTTCAATTCAAaaacattttgatttataagGTGTATAAGATAATAAAAATAGTATAGTGTTACTAAATTTTAGTATAACGTTTGGTTGTAAATTTATGTCTGGTATACATAATAAATCATGACATTAATAATATGAGATACTAttcatattttaatacattatatTCGATATTATTGGATCTAATGTCGATATAGACTTTagagacatttacaaagagtgttaactGTTAATGCATGACAATTAAGCTATTACCGTTAATTAACCGtgcaaaaagtaaaaaaaataggaaaataaaaaGGTTCTACTTTTTTCACCACAGACAGCTTATgcattttaaatgaatttaaataGACGTTCCTATTTTGGAtgaaaataattgaagaaaatacaCCGTTATGATCATTTCATTAAACTCGGAGAGATTTCAGATTTAAAAGGCATATTTTTCTCATATGATATCCAATCTTTATTCTTTAAgatgaattaaattaataataatatatattgaaactgaaaaataaaataaaattacactaTTAGTTCAATGTAACCAGCtacaataagatatttttttcaagttatcaTATCTTGCAATTGCAATGAACATTTATTTTCGTTATAATTAAATCAACTTAACCTGATGATGTAAAAATCTATACACCAATAATGtgtacaaaatttaaaactgACCTTTTAAGGTTTTGACACCGcattaatgaataaaatttcaaaagaatgaacACATAATTTCTTACTGTATCATttgtgcaaaaaaaaataatacgaaGGATAGTGGTTTctatatttgtgtttttttatggTCTCATGCTTTTGTGGGTGCTTCTTGTGATGAAATATCTATGgcattttgatgatttttttttatagcaaCTTGACAAAATAAGTACAATTCAATCCATTGTATTGTATCACCAACGTGAAAAAAAAAGGAGGGATTATGACTCATAAGTTGAGccaaaatgaatattttaaactATGTGTCTAGATTTAAAGCCGTCAAAATGGGTTTAGTCCATGAAATTGGCCCATCCCAGTCCGTTATTGGGTAGGGTTGGAATAGGATTTTTCAAGCCTatttaaaattagattttataAGTCCAGCCCAACCATATAACTCCTTGGTTCTTGAGGCTTGATCGGAGCCAGGTCGGGGTCGGCTCATGAgccaaaactatttatttaagggttaCTTACAAAAATTTCACTAGTGTatgagctaattacttagatgCATGCTATGTTCTAATAGTACGAATCTTATCAGATTTTGATGTGTCCAATTACATGTATCTCGAAATACATGaactcaaaattaggtgtaatttgttctaaatACATTATATCCAAatggattcgcatgtatctaggattCATTGACAAATCTCACGTCCTTGCCTCCCTCCATCTCGCTCGCATATCTGGGATGCATCACActggatacatgtatctcgcataTCTattatcctagatacatgttaATCACACTAGATgttttgctagtgttattgaaacaatACCATTGTTTGACAtaattgatttgaaaattttctcattttcttaatgtcatagaattttaaatttgaaaaaaaaaaaagggttggCCCACCCCAGCCCGCGACCCTTCTAGGATTGGGTTGGATTGAGCATTTTCAAGCCCTTCCTAATGAAGGGTCGACCTGCCTTATCCCATTAATTTTTTAAGCCCGCAAAACTTAGACCGGGTGGGGCAGAACTGccctttttgacaactctaTATCTAGTCATGTTATAGAAGTTGAAATGGAGATACGACTTTAATATGATCTGATTAAAAGTGCATTTAAGCATATTCTAATTGGGCCTATGATTAGAGCTTTATGATTGGGCAGGCGTCTCAAAAGTACGCTGTTATAGCTTCTTCGCGATTGATCGTGTCAAATCGTTTTATAGTCAAGAAAATCTTATAATGtgattataaataatttcatcaagggtaaaaagaaaattttaaagttaatttatatttaattataaaaagataatattCTTATTAAAACACactaaaaagaataaatatgacACATAAATAGGATATATGAAGTATGTCTTTTGATCCTTAGGAGTTAGGACCAAATTTTTTGCT
This window harbors:
- the LOC125853038 gene encoding putative F-box/FBD/LRR-repeat protein At4g03220, with the protein product MKNKKIILMETRSVKKKRLLDEIYASFSCGEDRISDLPDAVIHQILFFLPIKSIAKLSVLSKRWKHMWHTFPDLDFTTINVPSTSTSSSGYNNSISKVSSNVYKKFHANCTSAGGADFIDQVLSFRKKNSGIRVLRFRANLSFSHLNALIRGAVKHNVQELDVEVATNDYFNFPRSAINSDSLRVFKLKSKYPGFRLPPSSIMKNGFKNLFTLSLSCLIMYEQPSLHDLFTETSFPLLKKLSLDGCTGLTYLHVSCRVLEDLILENCFQLENLDITCSKLEKLSVNSCFDSYSSGTEVKIVGPRLKSIVWSNNTITDQSCLENLTCLIEAFVGFFVLLEDLGAMKLRSVNDFLSGLSHSHSLVLENQSVEILSKNNHLAGISLRPFSKLRSLELHTGFHKHNIPGLANLFRSSPATNTLILKITNEHNIQRRKWNRDLWQLSNSGEERFWESQSNAMNSFLQHLKVVKIHGFSECESDVSLVKFLLKHGKVLQEMFLCVAELSKSRDSLHREKIKSQIMGFSKASCNAKIVFK